The Triticum aestivum cultivar Chinese Spring chromosome 6D, IWGSC CS RefSeq v2.1, whole genome shotgun sequence genomic sequence taataacataattggatcatataactatccctcaacatgcaacaaagagtcactccaaagtcactaatagcggagaacaaatgaagagattattgtagggtacgaaaccacctcaaagttattctttctgatcgatctattcaagagtccgtaataaaataacacaaagctattctttccgttcgatctatcttagagttcgtactagaataacaccttaagatacaaatcaaccaaaaccctaatgtcacctagatactccaatgtcacctcaagtatccacgtgtatgattatacgatatgcatcacacaatctcagattcatctattcaaccaacacaaagaacttcaaagagtgccccaaagtttctaccggacagtcaagacgaaaacgcgtgccaacccctatgcatagattcccaaggtcacggaacccgcaagttgatcaccaaaacatacatcaagtgaatcaataaaataccccattgtcaccatgggtatcccacgcaagacatacatcaagtgttctcaaatccttaaagactcaatccgataagataacttcgaagggaaaactcaattcattacaagagagtagagggggagaaacatcataagatccaactataatagcaaacctcgcggtacatcaagatcgtgccatatcaagaacacgagagagagagagagagagagagagagatcaaacacatagctactggtacataccctcagccccgaggtgaactactccctcctcgtcatggaaagcgccgggatgatgaagatggacactagtgagggatcccccctccggcaggctgccggaacagggtcccgattggtttttggtggctatagaggcttgcggcggcggaactcctgatctaggttattttctggaggtttctgtatttataggaattcttggcgtaggtctcacgtcatgggggtctccgagtcatccacgagatagggggcgcgcccggggggtagggcgcgccctccaccctcgtggacggcccgggactcttctggcccaactattttactccgggggcttcttttggtccataaaaaatcatcaaaaattggcacgtcaattggactccgtttggtattccttttctgtaaaactcaaaaacaaggaaaaaacagaaactagcactgggctctaggttaataggttagtcccaaaaatcatataaaatataaatgcatataaaacattctagatggataatataatagcatggaacaatcaaaaactatagatacgttggagacgtatcaacgatatAAAGTGGGCTCTTTAGCTTGCTCCGAGAGAGGTCTCCTTCTCCCTTAGCAGCGAGACCAGTCCCTACCTCTTTTCAATCAATCTTTCATACCGTATGCCTTTTCTATGCCTAAAACAAGTTCATGTCTCTCCTCTCTGATGTCggaccttattgaaaagtagtacaCTTTCTTTCGTGGTGTTCAGGATCCCATGCTTTGTAGTTCACGCATGGCTTTCTCTAACGAAGCTAATGCCGAATTAAAGACCTTAAACGGAAAGCCACAGGAGGTggcaaaaaatgaaaaaagagaaaGAGCTTACAAACTTCTCTGAACCCGGTAGCCAGTGGAGCCCTTATTCATGGGTTAGGGACTAGCATTGAACAAAGTTGGTGACAGCCGAAGAAAAAGTGAAAGGGCAAGTAAATAATCTAAACATGCGGTAAGcagcaaaaaaagaataaaagtaATGTGCCCTGCCTGTTAGTAAAGTAAGGCCTTCCAGAGCCTATCTAACACAGACATACACGCGGATGAGGACATAGAAATAAAAGGACGTCGATCCGGTAATGAAATTGCATAGCAAAAAAATGCAATATGTTCATACTTGATGAAACGCACATCATCCAATTCATGATTTAAGAACAAGAGAACGAGATATTGACTTTTTTACATCTGTAACGACATTCTCACATTTCTTTTTTGATCTCATGACTTTTTATGCGATCGGAAAACGAATGAGATCAGAAAGATAGGCGGACGACTTAACCATAAGGTCAGATGTTTCCGTGAGCAGTAAGCGGCGGATCTCCCCCTTTTGGGGGAAAGCTGGTTAAACAAAACTAGGGATAACTAGCAGGTATTTTCTAAAGGTTCAAAAAGAAGGTATTTCAAAAGGGCTTTGTCAAAGGAGGTTCACCTTGCCTGCTTTCCTTGTCCTCCGTTCATCGATATCCTATGCTGGATACCTTTGCCTTTTCCGAGTGGAGGCAGTAGGCTATTCTTTTTCTTAGCTTTATACGCCGAAACATGCCATTGCATAGGCTCGTGGGCGTAATTCGTATTCGTGTTTGTTATTGGCGTAAGTAATTTCCTTACTACGTCTATCGCTCGTAGGAATATCTCTAAATAGGAATCGTAGTCCTCGTGTGTACATCTTTCATATTGTGATAAAGCACCTATGCCGCTAGAAATAGTAGCGCCTTAAAGAAGGCGTTCCAGGTTATTTTTCCCCTGGTTTGTATCAGAGCTGACCACTGATAATAGGAAAAGTGAAACATTTGGTGTGTTTTAATTCATTCCCAATCTTGTTTCCCCTTGCGCTCTGAGGGAAATAAAGGGGAAATCACTTATTCATTTGGAGTTGTTTTCTAACTGACTCATTGACATGAGAGATTGGATGCGATGCGCCAGTCACTCGTACTACAGCAGACAAAGGTCACCGGCAAACGACCGTTCCACAATGGAACCTGGCACTACTGTTTGCCCTAAGGGCCGGCCCACCTTTTCAGAGAAACAGACACATGACATCACTATATTATGCATTTTCGAGATAAGAAAGTGGAGAATGCACTCTTCCCTTTTTTTACATTTTAAACTCATGTTCATGGTGTGTTTTATTCCCAATTGTTGCCTGtgtgaaaagaaagaagagaaattgGGCCATGTTTCCCGAGAGAGACAGCCTTCTCTCAGGCCAATAGTCTTATACTTATAGTCGACTACTCTATGACGATCTGACCTCTTTCCTGGGCTCTGCTTGCTCGTCTACGCTCCGACCAATTCAGTCCAAACTGAAAAAATGATGTTTCCTTGAAAAAGTCTAagaaatagtagtagtagtagtcaaaAAGTGCAGTTTTTCCATATATTTCGATTTATAGGGATCCCTATCTTTATCTCTATCCACAGAGATACCTATCTATATATAGAGAGATTTTTCTCAAAATTGATCTAGACTATCCTCTATCCGGATAGATATGTCCCTATGAGCGACTAGGCCGATCTTTTTTTATATGTTTTGGCCACGTCCGTTTCCGCTTCGAAGTGGAAGGTTTGGATCTTTCAATCTTATGTCATGAGGGATGTGACCTATGTTAGGTCCATAAGATACCACAGCTTTTAGTGTTCTATGATTCACCTCCGAATAATGAGTAGGTAGTTCGATCCTCTTGATTCTTATCTTCCTAGTAAACGGGGATCCGGAGCAATAGGTCGAATTACTATATAAAGAAGACTTTTCTACAAAAGGACTTATTGTTCGAGTAGGAAGATTTCGGTTTTTCTCCTTCCCTCTTTTCAATAAGAAGAAGTATTTGAAATGAAACAAATTCCTCTTCATTCTGTTGTGCTCACCGAAGGAACTGCCTAAGCATACTTTTGCGGATCCAAACTTCTTTGTTCTTTCAAAGTCTTCTTCTTGCATATAAGAACGCAACTTCTGCAATTCCTTGGATTTGAGTAGTAAGTGGCATCCCCTCTGAGTTGTGAGTAAGCGGAACCATTCATTTTTTGTTCTTCTCCAGATTCTGGCCGGTAGGAATTTGCCTCTTCTTTTTCCAACTGATATGTCCGATAGGAATTTGCCTATGATTTTTCCAACTGATATGTCCATATAGAAAGATCTCCTTATTTCAAAACCGCGGGTTCTCGCGTCATTTTCTTTAAAAGATATTAGATCACCGTGGGAAACTTTCAAATGAGCAATGGTTACCAGTCCATTATTCAAACAAACCCTTCGAGGACTTATCGGCTGCCTTGCTTGAGGAAGAGTGTCACTAAAATGGAGATGAACCGGAATCACGTCCGATCTTGTTTCTTGATTGAGTAAgatagggatatatatatatatatgaagttcGTTCTCTTCCCCTGTGCATCTCCCTTATGGGTAAATCCCCATAATAAAGAGACAACTTTTGTGTAGTTTGTGATTTGATGTTACCGTTTAGATTTTTTCTCCGAGAAAGATTTCTTTTGATGGATCTCCTCTTGTTCCTCAATCTTCGGAGAATACGGCGTTGGATTAGAGAAAGTTCCCTGTTCCGAACATTTCCTGTAAGTAGACGACATGTTTTGAATCTTAATGCTGGCATGTCATATTTCGTTGAATCAGTCTTTTTTCGCCACATCGCATATAAAGGGAATCGAACCCAACTCTTGCACGAACCCCCCACAAATGGCCCTCCCTTAATTCAATGAACTATGAGAATtccttttttcgtttttttcttttcagttctCATAAGTCCTTGATATACTAGCAGAAACTCAATACTTGACCGACTGCGTCACAGTGCTCACGTAAAGTGGCATTGGTTGAAAGCGAGCGGAAACGTTAGTGTTTTCTGTGCGTTACGATAGTAGTGGTGAAATAAAATCCAATTCAAATATCTCAACATAAAAGGAAAATCGTTTCACTTTGAAAGGATAGCTAGCTATATGAGATCAAAATCACTCTATCTACGATATTCATTACACCATGATTAAAGGACAATGAGGGGCAGGTTATATTCCCTTTCTTCTGATCGATTGAGCTCAAAGGCAAAAGGCACTAAAGATGTTTCATCAGAACTGCTATTGACATCGACTCGTCTGAGAGATTAGCAAGCACCTCAGGGTTGTGATCCATCCCCAAAACCAAGAATTGGATCTATTGTTTTCACTTTCTTTCCCAAACAATGTATCTGTTGATACCAGAATTTCTTATATTGCCCGCCCTAAGATGGAAAATGCGATAGAACCCACTTTACATACCTCCATAGGATGAGATCCCTTAGAAGAGAGTGAAACAGGCAATACATCAATTCACAAGCCAAAGAGAACGAAACTCGAAAGAAGATCTAGTTTTACGTCAACTAGGAAGACCTCTTTGTTAGATTAAAGGGAAGGGGTCCACATAAGCCCCAATTATtccctagcttgttaatccaacatATCAGTTGGCGTGTCTGAATAAGAAAGAGTTGGACGATGGTTTTAGAAAACTCAAAACTAGCCATGCCCTAAAGAAAGTGAATTCCAATCTACGTGAATCACGAAAGAAGCAAAGCCGGTCAAAGAATCGATTATATGCCTTCTCTTTCCATAAGACCGATGGCCTTAGTAACGTAACGCATAGAAGGAATAGAAGACAGAGCGAGGGGATATGTCACGAGCAAAAGGGATGAACAACTACCCCTGTATACGTAGCTTTGTGTAACAGGGGGAACAACTGTTGAGTAAAAAAAGCTGAGTGAGAAGGAAGCAAAGGATCAGTTGTGGCGGGATACGAAGTGCTCTGCTAAGCCAATACGAATGTTTACATACGAACCCACGCCAATACATATGAGTAGTAGGGGTATTGTAATTCTCATCAATTAAAGGTTAGGGCTCGGTTTCTGGTTGACTTTTCGAATCCTATCTTCTGTTTCTGGTTAAACCAATTAAATAGGAGTATCCACCCAACTTTCATATGTTGTTGTCCCTATACATATGCTAACGGGTTCATCTTTATAGGCAATGATTTCATTTGTATTCCAATTCGTACGTATACCCCATCGCTTTGTTTACCATCCCTATCGTCTCGAATAAGGTTTCCTGGCCTAGACCATCTCGGTGCCAGCTACCGAAAGAGAAAATTGGTCTAAGGGCAGCATCTACTCGTTCATCGCTTGCCTCACATCGAAAGAGGCATGGCTTCTTTCTTCACTCACTCCCCTGTTTGCCAGCTTCAATAGCATGGAAGAAGGTGTTCAAAGAACATAGTTTCACATCTACATTTTCTCCATTTGATCTTGATCAATAATTCACTTATAGAAATAGAATAGGATAGAAATATCAAGAGAAACACTCTTCTTTCCTAAGATCCATTTCTAGTGGGACATCGTTCATAGGGAGCGCATATCCAATGCGCCCTCTACTCTTCACTCTTCACTCTTGTGCTcgatatcctcttcaacaaggATTTGCGGCTCCAATCCCTTTATTTTTTCAAAGGTAAAAGATGGAACAGACCGAATCCAAAATGGAGGCGGGTGTCCCTTTCCTAATGCTTTCATAGCTTTTGCTCGTATCGTCGGAATCCGAGCTCTATGGGTATTCAACAAGAACCCAGCTGGGATAAACAAAAATGGGTATACTTTATAATGATCATCCCCTTCATTCATCTCTTTTCAAACTAGGAATACATCATGGAATAGAATTGATCATTTATTTATCATTGTATTATAGAGGTTGTTAGCGGAATTATTGCATTCGAAGTCAAATAACTTGGTATAATGATACTAGTACATATTGAGGCATAACGCATTTTTGAAGGTTCATCATTGAGCGCGTATTCACTCTGCGGAAGTATATTACAAAAGGGGTACTTATTTCGATATATCGATATAACTCTATCAACCAAATCATCATGTGGAATGATGTAAACTAGCCTAAAACAAAAAGTGAAAGAAGCCCTCATAACCACTCCTCTTTCCCCACCAAACCAACAAGTAGTAGGTTGGTGGGCCTCGGTATCTCTATTTGCTAAGATGGATACCTACACCACTCAATAGTTCCAAATCTTTTTTTATCCCATAGGAAAGAAAATGCTTCTAGCAATTTTTGACTTTCTTCCGCGGTCATACGACGATCTTCACAACCTTCCACCGGAGGCTTGTTTCTGTTTTCTTCGTCTTTAGCCATTGCTTCTTTAATCATATCTTTGATATTCTTTATTGGCAATTTAAACATGCTGCGCAAAGTCAGAAATAGAATTTGCTCAGGTTTAAGAACCGAAAGGAGTTTATCCAGATTTGGTACCAAACCCGGGAAAAACCCTAAACGAGCTCTTAAAAATTCGATATAAGCAGGGTCATAGGAATCCTGAGATTCCCCTCCCTCCGCTTTGGAGGAGAAGCTTCTTATATGGCTATGGCAAAAAGGAGAAATAGTCTTGTTCATTATATTCCTCCTAGAATCCAAGGCATTTCGTCGGAATACATCCTGTCTTTTCACCTTTGTAGTCCTATGCGTAGTAAGTACTATAGCCCCAATAATAGCTACTAATAAAATCAGACTAGAAACCAAAAACCAGACGGAATAGTAGGTATAAAGCAAATTGCCCAATGTTTCCAAATTAGTCCAACTTCGTACCTTTCCGGCATAAACTCTATATCTCAGAGAGGTCATATTTCTGTGGGTTGGTAGTAATGGAATGGTTTCATTATCTAAAATGAAGAACATTTCCCACCAAAAGATCAGTCCAACAATACCACTCACTGGTAAATAGCGCAATACTTCTTCGTGAATCTCCGCTATTTGAATATTGAACATCATAACCATGAATAGGAATGAAACGGCAATAGCTCCTATATGAACTACTGCGGAGATCATAGCGGAGAAGTCGAGACCTAACAAAATAAGTAAACCAGAAGTGTCGCAAAAGACTAGGATGGGAAACAAAATGGAATGTACCGGATTTTTAGCACGTACAACCATCAAACCAGAGACCAAAGCAGGGCTCGACAAAACAGAAAGTATCATGGTACGTCGTCCTCCCTTGAAATG encodes the following:
- the LOC123142460 gene encoding NADH-ubiquinone oxidoreductase chain 6-like — translated: MRLLAPAFKFHFKGGRRTMILSVLSSPALVSGLMVVRAKNPVHSILFPILVFCDTSGLLILLGLDFSAMISAVVHIGAIAVSFLFMVMMFNIQIAEIHEEVLRYLPVSGIVGLIFWWEMFFILDNETIPLLPTHRNMTSLRYRVYAGKVRSWTNLETLGNLLYTYYSVWFLVSSLILLVAIIGAIVLTTHRTTKVKRQDVFRRNALDSRRNIMNKTISPFCHSHIRSFSSKAEGGESQDSYDPAYIEFLRARLGFFPGLVPNLDKLLSVLKPEQILFLTLRSMFKLPIKNIKDMIKEAMAKDEENRNKPPVEGCEDRRMTAEESQKLLEAFSFLWDKKRFGTIEWCRYPS